Proteins co-encoded in one Zootoca vivipara chromosome 3, rZooViv1.1, whole genome shotgun sequence genomic window:
- the LOC132591893 gene encoding uncharacterized protein LOC132591893, protein MLQSTATTTYIRDTKDLIAKLEDLPVPRGAILATLDVGSLYTNIPLETIRGTIENLLRSRQEQTPPYYFLIQLLDIVFENNFFRYKNDFYIQTKGVAMGAALAPSVANIHMIDFENKHFFSESNPFTNDIILIKRYIDDLLIIFKSEATCIAFQEWVNTLDSHLKFTCQYHKKEIPFLDVVVYISNRNTLAFKPYKKLTDCYSLLHYSSSHPSHLKRNLPYGQLIRLKRNATDKRDYRNAAHQLEKALVNRGYPNCIIQDAYRRVDGRNRKNLLETRSDSIKNRKPSRLVMGMDFTPLASHIRNIIYKHWHIVEDIPGCKDPPLLGLRKKGTLRNQLVKADCLESPSIVTKGHYRCGSCNMCPYSLQVKEIKSEHMQFTFKINSMTTCNSKNVVYCIRCPCNKLYIGSTTRALKVRIGEHRSRIRNKVMEAPLTPHFLQMKHSDSDLMFFGLWQYTPKKYHKQDILKILRQQETKLIFMFKTLQPDGLNSDLDLSVFI, encoded by the coding sequence ATGCTGCaatccactgccaccaccacatatATCCGAGACACTAAAGATCTTATTGCTAAACTGGAAGACCTTCCCGTGCCTAGAGGAGCGATCCTGGCAACACTCGATGTAGGTTCTCTCTACACTAATATCCCACTAGAGACCATAAGAGGGACCATTGAAAATTTACTACGTTCCAGACAAGAACAAACCcctccttattattttttaatccaattactggatattgtttttgaaaataatttcttcaggTATAAAAATGACTTCTACATCCAAACCAAGGGGGTTGCTATGGGCGCGGCATTGGCCCCATCGGTAGCAAACATTCACATGAttgactttgaaaacaaacattttttttctgaatctaacccctttacaaatgacatcattctgattaaaagatacattgatgatttgctcataatttttaaatctgaagcaacatgtattgcattccaagaatgggtgaacacattggattcccatctaaaatttacttgtcagtatcacaaaaaagaaattccatttttggaTGTAGTGGTCTACATTTCAAATAGAAACACCTTGGCATTCAAACCATATAAGAAATTAACGGATTGTTACTCCCTACTCCATTACTCTTCAAGTCacccttctcatttaaaaagaaatttaccatACGGACAGTTAATCAGACTGAAAAGGAATGCTACAGACAAGAGAGACTATAGAAATGCGGCTCATCAGCTAGAAAAAGCTCTCGTTAACCGGGGCTACCCTAATTGTATCATACAGGACGCATACAGACGTGTAGACGGTCGCAATCGAAAAAATTTGCTTGAAACACGGTctgatagcattaaaaacagaaaacccagccgcctggtcatggggatggatttcacacccctggccagccacattagaaacattatatataaacattggcatattgtggaagacatacctggctgtaaagatcccccccttttagggttgaggaagaaaggaactttgcgcaatcaattggtcaaagctgattgtttggaatcaccatccattgtcactaaaggccactatagatgcggctcatgcaatatgtgcccctacagtttacaagtaaaagaaataaaaagtgaacatatgcagttcacttttaaaatcaactccatgaccacatgcaactccaagaacgtagtttattgcatacggtgcccttgcaacaaactgtatataggcagcaccacgcgggcactaaaggtacgtataggagaacacagatcacgcatccgcaataaagtgatggaagcccctcttacacctcattttttacaaatgaaacacagtgactccgatttaatgttttttggcttatggcagtacacacccaagaaataccacaagcaggatatcctaaaaatattgagacaacaagaaactaaattgatttttatgtttaagacattacaaccggacggtttaaactcagatcttgacctttctgtattcatttaa